The Blastomonas fulva genome contains a region encoding:
- a CDS encoding DUF4197 domain-containing protein, with protein MAFRSIPLALALAVSAVTAGAFIAPTAAVAQKAKAGKAAGGSMKGLLGNASDSALDQLSRPGAFYADQAVRILLPGPLQKATKLMKLTDKAGLTNNLTRSINDAAGLAAQEAKPVFRSAIDSMTLTDGVGIVTGGDTGGTQYLRRTSGDVLRQKMRPLVSDALGKTGALKQLDSLGRGGGTGSMLGALAGVDLSRDGLIDSVTDQAMSGIFTYIGREESNFRNNPLKAGQKLLDAVTGK; from the coding sequence ATGGCATTCCGGAGCATTCCTCTCGCGCTGGCGCTCGCCGTCTCGGCAGTCACCGCCGGTGCCTTCATAGCGCCGACCGCCGCCGTCGCGCAAAAGGCAAAGGCCGGCAAGGCAGCGGGCGGATCGATGAAGGGGCTGCTTGGCAACGCCTCCGACAGTGCGCTCGACCAGTTGTCCAGGCCCGGCGCATTCTATGCCGATCAGGCCGTGCGCATCCTGCTGCCAGGTCCGCTGCAAAAAGCGACCAAGCTGATGAAGCTGACCGACAAGGCGGGGCTTACCAACAACCTTACCCGTTCGATCAACGATGCCGCTGGACTTGCAGCGCAGGAAGCCAAGCCGGTGTTCCGTTCGGCGATCGATTCGATGACGCTGACCGATGGCGTCGGCATCGTTACCGGAGGCGATACCGGCGGCACGCAATATCTCAGGCGGACCTCGGGCGATGTGCTGCGGCAGAAGATGCGGCCGCTGGTGAGCGATGCACTGGGCAAGACCGGCGCGCTCAAGCAACTCGATTCGCTGGGGCGCGGGGGCGGAACCGGCAGCATGCTGGGTGCCCTCGCTGGCGTGGATCTGAGCCGCGACGGGTTGATCGACAGCGTCACCGATCAGGCGATGTCCGGCATCTTTACCTATATCGGGCGCGAGGAATCGAATTTCCGCAACAACCCGCTCAAGGCCGGGCAGAAGCTGCTCGACGCCGTCACGGGCAAATAG
- the gmk gene encoding guanylate kinase gives MVISASKNALARRGLLFILSSPSGAGKSTIARMMLEADPQLCLSVSVTTRPPRPGEIDGTHYHFIDEATFHQLVEDNALLEWAKVFGHFYGTPKAAVKQGLREGQDFLFDIDWQGTQQLYQRAEGDVVRVFILPPSLEELHRRLRGRNTDSEEVIASRMARAQDEISHWDGYDFVVINDDVESCFTKVCQILQSERMRRARQTGLIDYVRDLMNPTDRP, from the coding sequence ATGGTCATTTCCGCTTCCAAAAATGCGCTCGCTCGGCGCGGGCTGCTGTTCATCCTTTCATCGCCCTCGGGCGCGGGCAAATCCACCATCGCGCGGATGATGCTGGAAGCGGACCCGCAGCTGTGCCTTTCGGTATCGGTCACCACCCGCCCTCCCCGCCCCGGCGAGATCGACGGCACCCATTACCACTTCATCGACGAAGCCACCTTCCACCAATTGGTCGAGGACAACGCGCTGCTCGAATGGGCCAAGGTTTTCGGCCATTTCTACGGCACTCCCAAGGCTGCGGTGAAGCAGGGCCTGCGCGAGGGACAGGATTTCCTGTTCGATATCGACTGGCAGGGCACGCAGCAACTGTACCAGCGCGCAGAGGGCGATGTGGTGCGCGTATTCATCCTGCCGCCCTCGCTCGAGGAACTGCACCGCAGGCTTCGTGGCCGCAACACCGACAGCGAAGAGGTGATCGCCAGCCGCATGGCGCGCGCGCAGGACGAGATCAGCCATTGGGACGGCTATGACTTCGTGGTGATCAACGACGACGTCGAGAGCTGCTTCACCAAGGTCTGCCAGATCCTGCAGTCCGAACGCATGCGGCGCGCCCGCCAGACCGGTCTTATCGACTATGTCCGCGACCTGATGAACCCCACCGACCGCCCGTAA